In Camelina sativa cultivar DH55 chromosome 17, Cs, whole genome shotgun sequence, the genomic stretch CCTCAGAATTCCGGATAACTAGGTTTTGAGAGTCCTCCTCACACGGCTTTCGCAAAAGCTCTTGTATTTGTGAATACTCTTCACAGTGGTTTATCAAAACCTCTTTAAATCTTTCGATTAATCAATTCATCAATAACTTAatatagtaaaacctctataaattaataaagtcgagaccatgaaattttattaatttatagaggttttaatttatagataaattaattattattaatttatagagagacttttctaattaggtaaaaaatattaaaagtaagatttaatctttataactaatatttttataaaatcaattacaatgaaattaagaattatcatgttttgaagatagcactcaaagatttatatatagtaaaaatattaaaaataaactctaataaaaattaatgtgtagatatatacatatatttagataattttatataattattaatttatattatcgatgggaccatatatttacaaaggagtttcaaaaaaaattattttattatattatcgaaattaatttatattattttattaatttatagagattattaatttaccgagtattaatttatagaggttctactgtagaATCGGAGGCCTAAAAAGggctatatataataaaacataaaaccctaaaacatagaATATTCTcgaataattataattaataaattaaaatataataataatagatatttGGAAATTATCCAAATATCTCGCTGCATCAAGTGCTCTTCATTTTCtggatcttcttcatcaccatgTTCTCTACTTTTTCTGAAGAAGATTTGTCTGATGAAGATTCAGAGAAAGTAGATAAGATGGTGATGAAAGAGATCCAGAAACTGAAGAACACTCCAACGGAAGATTTTAAAATCTTTGTGTGGGTTCTGAAGCCTGCTTTGTCCTCAGCTATCTCTTTAGAGATCCACCCGTCTTTGATctattaaaaactttttctgGGTCTGaattttttgaagattttaagtCGAATTGCTGGGTCTGAATTTCGCATCTCTTAGGTTGTTTGATTCTATAGTTTGGAATTGAATTTATAAAGTGGTTATTTGAGATTGTCTGCTTTATTATCATAGCTTAGTGTTTATTTGGTAATGTTGTCAATCTCTTTATGACAATCCATCCATTTTAATGTTGTAGATGAACCCACTTAAAATGCATTCAAACAACTTTTATTGGTTAACCAGATGATCTGGTCCAGatgaattattattgtttacaaTTTCTGGTTTTCAAAATCTATATGGagacatatatcatgtttatCTATAAAATTACACAAGTTTATGATACAAAGTGGATCAACTCATTTAACTCATTAATCCATTAAGCTAAATGGGTTATGGTTTGATCCAAACCATTTGCTAAATGAGTTGGGTTAAATTATCACCCATTAAACACAAAAACTCAAtggttttgggttggtttggtttggtttaaccAATTTGACATCCCTAACCAGatctaataaaataaactaaactcTGCTGTTTTGCAGTATTCTTCCCCGCAAGTGTGTAGAGCAATGTTTGACTCTCACCACGGATTTGTATGCTGATTTGGGAGAGTCCCCTTTGGTTTTCTTCTATTACGTTGCAACAAAATTCTCACATGACCCATATGATGTTCCCTgaaatgtaaacatattttgtgATACTTAGAGAAGCTTTGTGTGGGTTCCATTTATTGTGATTTGCAGGCAAGTCCGTCGGATCCAGAGAACTTTCCCTTTGTTGTTATCGGTAATAAGATCGATGTGGATGGTGGAAACAGTATGTATATAATCTCCATCTAATAATAAAGAACAACCTTGAAATTTGAAACCTCTCTGCATTGTTTCCAATCactcttttggttttttcaGGTTTCAGAAAAGAAGGCTCGAGCTTGGTGTGCTTCAAAAGGAAACATTCCATACTATGAAACCTCTGCCAAAGAAGGCACCAATGTGGAAGACGCTTTCCTGTGCATAACTAAGAACGCAATGAAAagtggagaagaggaagagatgtAAGTTCAAAACACGCAAATCACCATCATCATAGGCTTTTTTGCTAATGCTTTTatggtttgatttggtcaaaGATTTTGTCTGAAACTTGTTGATGTTTTGATCTTAACAGGTACTTACCAGACACGATCGATGTTGGAACCAGCAGCAATCCACAAAGGTCAACAGAATGTGAATGCTGAAAGTACTTGTgctctctcatcatcatcaatcagtTTATGTCATCAATCAGTTTATCTCACTTTGACGGTTTTTTACCATATTGTAAATCTGGTGTTTTCTCtggtgtttaaaaaaaaaattagaacttcaataaataaataaaaaccgaATTAGACTAGTCGGTGTTTGTGGCCTgtgtattattatattttggatttctttatttttctctgcACTATCGCCATTTGTTGTCCACTACATTTATGAAAagacttgtttttttcttacttttttgtttCGCTTTAAGGATGACTTTTGTATAACTGATTGATCCCTTCCCAATGTCGGTTTGAAGACCACGACGACCCTCCCATATCACACATATCTTGTGaattataaatacttaaatctCATTTGAGtgtgtattaattaattaataattatgttttagggtctttaataaaaatgttgatgTTCTTCAAAAGTTGATACAATCATTTGATTTTATTCCATGTTAAATAAATAGCTAATGAACAACACTAATTTGAGGATTACTCATATTGATCATCTTTTATCATATGACATAGTTAAACAGTTTCACAATATAAGACACAAAAGGCATTGTATATTAAGTTACGTATATCAAAACTATTAATGTGAAGCAAATTTAATTTTCACCACACAAAGACTCACTCACATAGTCACATTAATGGATAATTGTAAAAAAGAATCCCTCTTATAACTAAGGTTAACACTTCTTcactaaacagaaaatatatatatttaatgttttaagtGTGATCAACTCGAGCAGCTGTTATTTTACctaataaaaacacacacatgatATACGTGCATGTATAAACCGATACATACACAAACACAGAGAGCCATAGATATGTGAgacattgagagagagagagggagagtgGTTTTATTAAAACTATTCCTTAGGGTTGTGGTAGATGATGACAACAGATTTGGTGTCGAAACTCTGTATGAACCTTTCTTCTGCGGTCCTAAACGGATTGTAGAGAAGCTCTTTGATTGGTTCGGGCAACGGTtcattcttcatcatcttcttccaataCTCCTCTGCTACTCCTCCACCTCCTGATCTTCCTTCACTCAGGTTCACAAACTGTAccaaccaaaaatatatacaacattcaatatatatgtttcagatctttatttagggttttaatatatttaaacaagTAGCTATATCTACCAGAAGAAAGCTgaaaaggatgaagaagacgacgaccaAGTAACGTTGTTGCTTCATGTctctcttttaactttttgttttgttgtttttgagNNNNNNNNNNNNNNNNNNNNNNNNNNNNNNNNNNNNNNNNNNNNNNNNNNNNNNNNNNNNNNNNNNNNNNNNNNNNNNNNNNNNNNNNNNNNNNNNNNNNNNNNNNNNNNNNNNNNNNNNNNNNNNNNNNNNNNNNNNNNNNNNNNNNNNNNNNNNNNNNNNNNNNNNNNNNNNNNNNNNNNNNNNNNNNNNNNNNNNNNNNNNNNNNNNNNNNNNNNNNNNNNNNNNNNNNNNNNNNNNNNNNNNNNNNNNNNNNNNN encodes the following:
- the LOC104758230 gene encoding uncharacterized protein LOC104758230: MKQQRYLVVVFFILFSFLLFVNLSEGRSGGGGVAEEYWKKMMKNEPLPEPIKELLYNPFRTAEERFIQSFDTKSVVIIYHNPKE